Genomic window (Prosthecochloris aestuarii DSM 271):
ACGTATCGACGACGGTGATCGGGGTTCCTTCTCTGCCGGCGTAGAACATTATAAGCACCACTGGTTCACTCCCTTCGTTTTTTCCATAGTGCCATGTGTCGACTACTTCGACAATCGGATCTCCGGCCTTCAGATGAAGAATCTGTTCATCTTCAGTGAACACGGTGAGTGCCCCCTGCATCATGACACCAGCATTGATCACCGGATGGATATGGAGCGGAAGTGAGATGCCCGGTGGGATGGTGATTCTTAAAATGGTGATCTCCGGAGTTCCCGAAAGGTAGCTCGGAAGCTGCTTGCCATTCCAGCTTTTTGTTGTTTTGGCGATGACGTCTACTGTTGTTTCAGCATCGGACGAGTGCGCTGATACAGGGGTGGCTGATAACAGCCCGATGAGAAAGGGGAGAAGAAATTTTTTCATGGTCTACAGGGCTCGCTTCAGCAGCCTTGCTGATGGG
Coding sequences:
- a CDS encoding cupin domain-containing protein, whose translation is MKKFLLPFLIGLLSATPVSAHSSDAETTVDVIAKTTKSWNGKQLPSYLSGTPEITILRITIPPGISLPLHIHPVINAGVMMQGALTVFTEDEQILHLKAGDPIVEVVDTWHYGKNEGSEPVVLIMFYAGREGTPITVVDTLSADASAKYQEE